Genomic DNA from Scatophagus argus isolate fScaArg1 chromosome 15, fScaArg1.pri, whole genome shotgun sequence:
GTTTTGAACTCGGGTGGCAGGGGCAGATGTGCTGCAGCGGCATGCAGGGCTCACCTCAGCAAACATCCTGTCCGTTTGTCCATTGCATaaagcaacacagacagacagaagacgTGTGGAGTCTCTCTAACATAGAATACCATAAACTACtggaaaaactgtttaaatCTGCTTCAGTCAGCTTCTGAAGGCGTCTGTATGTAGCATGCTAGCTTTTGTTATTTAGCACAGTCCTGCAGGTTATTAGGCAGAAGATTTGACCTGATGGTGACACTAGATGTTAAGGTCAGGGGGTGCTGATGTTATTACAGGTCATCCTGAGAGGACTGTGAATTCATGTACCAAAATGTAATGACAATTTTACTAAGAAACGCTAATGCCAACCCCGTGCTGGCGCTAGATGAAGAGTCAGGGGTTCATCAAAAGTGGGATTCGTCatctggggaacatgaatgtcagTACAAAGTGTCATGCCAATCCATGCAGCAGtttgtgagatgtttcagtctggaccaacaCGGTGGGACGACCGGCCGACCGACCGGCCGACCGACCGGCCAACCGACCGGCCAACCGACCGACCAGCCATATCGCTAAGTCTTTGTCCCAGTACGGAGATGTTGATGTTCATCCCTCCAGGTAATATTTTCAGCATGTGAGCTGGGACTGTTTGACCTCCTGCTGAAGTCCCAGGAGGCCCTCAGTGCCCAGCATGTAGCCCAGGAGCTGAGCACCAGTGTGGACGGGATGGAGAGGCTGCTGGACGCGCTGGTGGGCATGGAGATCCTGGAGGTTGAGACCACAAACGGGACAGGTGAGAAGGGGGACAGGAAAGACAGAATGGACTGTATTAGCCACGTATCAGCTTATCCAGTACACACTGCTGACTGTACTGTAAACCACCtgaggaaaaatgtttgttgttaatgttaaaatCACCCAGAAATAGTGAAGAACACTGTTACCTTTTCCCCAAGTCCAGTTGATTAGGTATCATTAAATTTCAATTTACACATTTGACTGGGGAATATTTGGTACTTGGTTTGCTCCAGTcgtttcagtttttctttgtttcagtcgCCGTGAACTGACCGTAAAACACAGAGTTTGTCTGCTTGCATGACCGCTGCTGAAACTGTAACTCATGACACACGACCGATTTAACTTTCCTCAATGTGAACGTCTTTTGTCCAAACAGCTTTgtacagcagcactgatgtggCAAATCTTTATCTGGCTAAAGGCAGCGCCAAGTCTCTCCATGACGCGATCATCTACCAGTCTCAGACCATCTACCCGCTGTGGAACAACGTAACGGACGCCGTCAGGTCAGTGGGCTCAGCTGGGACAAGGTCAGGTGATTACCAGGCGGCACAAATCCTGCCAAGTTACTGGGTTGCATTAACACACATGTGAAAACGTGATATGAGCTAAATGTAGCACACTTGGTACCAGACTCCTGGATATGCAGCCTCACTAGAGGCAGAAGTCCACCCAGTGAGGTCACCTGTACAGCAGGTGAAGAGAGCTGCTCTGTGGATGTAATGACGTGAAAAGATTCTGCCTTTATCTTAAATGTTTTATGGAACTAATCTCATTAGccatgtatatgtatatatacatatacatatccGTGGAtattaaagggacatttcacccCAGAAAAGACGGGTGAAATGAGTAAGAAGGAACCTGCTATCACTACATAGCAGGTTCCTTCttactctttctttttttttctccctgctgAAAGGGTTTTTGGGAGAATTTAAGCACAGTGTCATACAATATACAGATCATGAACTGACTGCTTCTCTTTGACTCTTAAGGCAGAAGAGTGAGCTCTGGTGGATAGTTTTGTTTGAAAGGTAATAAATGCATTGCAGGTCTGTGGAATATTCCATACTGacttaaaatatacaaatatctCCTTAGCAGATTCAAAACCATCAGACCGCACCTTGGCCTCAAGTGCAACCACCGAGTCCTTTTCCCATAATTCCCTTGTTCTGTTGACATTAACACTGGAGATTtccataaaaatgaattttctaTTGCTAAAGGCAGGAAACGCGAGAAGGACACTTTCAGGTGAGCTTATCATTAGCTGGTCTGTTGGATATGTACAGTTTGCTTTTAATAAGGCCTTTAGAAAGGCTACACACCTAGCAGTCATGGAATAGGTCGTGGTTAATGAAACATCATTGACAAGCTCACATCTAATTACGGGTTTAATGTTGCAAGCCAACATCTGGACTACAAAGCTCTGCTGAGGGCTGCAGACAGCttgacatttgaaataaataaaaagtgaaataaagctTCTGAGTGTATACCTTCAGTGCATGATACTCTGAACGCCACGGGACGGCGACTCTAATCCCTCCGAGCTCCAGGAAGTAAGCTCACATCCCATTCACTGCTCAACAGGTTTGCCTCAGGCTGCCGCCCACAGCTCATCTGGACGGTCGTTTGTGTTCGGGGAAATATTGAGACCAGTTTGTCAGCCGTACGCAACATTACTGACTCAGAGTCTTGCTGGCTTAACCTCAGGTGGACTTGTTCATCTCTGGTTGCCAAGTCGTATCGAAGGTTCGTCCTATTTACTGGAGTAGTGTTTCCATTGCACAAGGCGATGTTGGACGGTTGATGAGGATGGTTGTTCCAGGTATTAGTCAAACCCTCAGATGTTATCAGAGAAATGCAGCTTTCAGTTTGGAAAAACTTCAAAATTTGATGGCCAAAcccatgaaaatataaatggatGTTTTTGATTTGGTATAGACAGGATGATGTCCGATGAAGGTGTCCAACATCAGGACATTAATGGAAATGAGGTTCCATGGGGGAGCCCATAAGGGAAGGGACTTCGACTCTCTGGCTGTGCCTCTGAGAACTTAACTCCACTGAGGGAAACTAAGAACAAACAATTGAGGAAAGTCATTTTCATTCGTGTTTTCCCACCACACAGGGAGGGGAAGAATCAGAACGAGAAGACCTTTGGCCTTCCATCGGAGGATGTTTTCCAAACTATTTACAGGTTGGTGTTGGCTTCGTTGCAGCAGATGTTTAAGTGTAAAATAACTTCATCATCATGTAGTGTTCAAATCTTTGGTGTCGTATTATTGATTGCAAACCATTGGACCCAGATCAGAGGAGCAGATGCTTAAATTCATGGGTCTGATGAACTCCTCGTGGGTTCTTGACGGACACGACATTGTGACCGCGTTCAACCTCTCCTGCTTTCGCAGCATAGTCGATCTCGGAGGTATGTATCATAATAAAATCTGATCGGTCAGATCGATAGTTACCCATCAGGCTTGTCCAGAAAGTGTGTTATTTCACGTGTGTTGTTTcccctccttcacacacacacattattctGCGTGAACAAGATAAGTTTTCCTCTATTGTCCTtcaatggggaaattcacattgttacagcagcaaagtggataGTGAAAACAGACATCCATAAAAAACTATTTACATCAGTGAAGAATagtaatataaaacattatgtacaaagaagacaacaaaaacaaacaacagcagataacgacacaacagcagcagttgcACATGGGCTAATAAATTGCACAGTGGAATAGTGAAATATTgcacattattgttattaatgcAGAGATGCAGTCACAGTAGTGATTGAGTCATGattgtgagcgtgtgtgtgtgtgtgtgtgtgtgtgtgtggtctactCCCAGGTTGCACTGGCGCTCTGGCCCGTGAGGTGGCGAAGGCGTATCCGTCCTCCTCCGTCACCGTGTTTGACCTCCCGCAGGTTGTGAAAATGGCtcagaaacatttctgtcaggaCGACGAAGCCGTCGCATTTCAAACAGGTGAGCCTCGTTTGGCCTCGTTCAGGTGACCCGAGCAGCCTTTGTGTGGACTGTTTCAGgagaaattaaacagaatgacagaagGTAAAACGAGAGCTGGGTTATATCTGTTGTTTAAGAATTAACTCattgtatataatatatagatatattatatttattagtggttttttttacctttctgTGATTTGCACAGCATTTTAAATACCAGCGTCGTATTTAATCAATGCactcattaaataaaaaattgcgTTACAAAAAGGATcgatttttatcatttatttttcacaattaTTTACATTGGAAGCGTTtgcatttatgtatgtatgcatattttTGAATTGTACAGACACATTTTACTGGGTCCACCTTCCCTAA
This window encodes:
- the asmt2 gene encoding acetylserotonin O-methyltransferase 2 isoform X1, translating into MAEHLSQSELDYPFKLLEYFNGFRVSKVIFSACELGLFDLLLKSQEALSAQHVAQELSTSVDGMERLLDALVGMEILEVETTNGTALYSSTDVANLYLAKGSAKSLHDAIIYQSQTIYPLWNNVTDAVREGKNQNEKTFGLPSEDVFQTIYRSEEQMLKFMGLMNSSWVLDGHDIVTAFNLSCFRSIVDLGGCTGALAREVAKAYPSSSVTVFDLPQVVKMAQKHFCQDDEAVAFQTGDFFSGEIPPADLYILARIIHDWPEEKCLILLKKIYDTCKPGGGVLLVECLLFENRRGPIMAQLFSLNMLLQADGKERPPSEYTSMLNRAGFCNVQVCRTGKSYDAILAIR
- the asmt2 gene encoding acetylserotonin O-methyltransferase 2 isoform X2, whose protein sequence is MAEHLSQSELDYPFKLLEYFNGFRVSKVIFSACELGLFDLLLKSQEALSAQHVAQELSTSVDGMERLLDALVGMEILEVETTNGTALYSSTDVANLYLAKGSAKSLHDAIIYQSQTIYPLWNNVTDAVREGKNQNEKTFGLPSEDVFQTIYRSEEQMLKFMGLMNSSWVLDGHDIVTAFNLSCFRSIVDLGGCTGALAREVAKAYPSSSVTVFDLPQVVKMAQKHFCQDDEAVAFQTGDFFSGEIPPADLYILARIIHDWPEEKCLILLKKIYDTCKPGGGVLLVECLLFENRRGPIMAQLFSLNMLLQADGKERPPSEYTSMLNRAGFCNVQLSGSP